A window from Chroicocephalus ridibundus chromosome 11, bChrRid1.1, whole genome shotgun sequence encodes these proteins:
- the LOC134522151 gene encoding LOW QUALITY PROTEIN: inositol 1,4,5-trisphosphate receptor-interacting protein-like 1 (The sequence of the model RefSeq protein was modified relative to this genomic sequence to represent the inferred CDS: substituted 1 base at 1 genomic stop codon), protein MTQLLPDLEQTQDGNAVARKVLLSAALQQSFVSAAIVSLALLSLRIVQNSLQLCEELHAATHRLMQHLAQQRSXKMTQILLDHEMAQDQNMVTRNLLLLATLKQWFFWAFALGVGALLLLLCLCWRTRKRRCNLGSICYEEEEVEEDKEEEEEEEEEELEEDSDDNSGDISSLARCVFHHIQWPVRYMDDKCKVVEELVDELLSACHRLSRNNFNLLLQPAIGVGCVYEGWSAQEDNVVYRLLVPLQPPPGHAFCLEQGTTKEMLTSNSCLRVQLQCMCMREWLVEDVLCFLHHSKDELKHQGPSLLNTLCTNSYLDIEKTASWFQLLVKDAWQLMPLSHRCQLTVLPTTHSCKLKLKNGQVSLNTELIFGVSLGDSDCFLILE, encoded by the exons ATGACTCAGCTGCTGCCGGATCTAGAGCAGACCCAGGATGGGAACGCGGTGGCCAGGAAAGTCCTGCTCTCGGCTGCCTTGCAGCAATCTTTC GTCTCAGCTGCCATTGTCTCCCTTGCCCTACTTTCGCTGAGAATTGTGCAGAACTCACTGCAGCTGTGTGAAGAGCTGCATGCAGCCACGCACAGGCTCATGCAGCACCTCGCACAGCAGCGGAGCTGAAAGATGACTCAGATCCTGCTGGATCATGAGATGGCCCAGGATCAGAACATGGTGACCAGGAATCTCCTGCTCCTGGCCACCCTGAAGCAATGGTTCTTCTGGGCCTTTGCTCTTGGGGTAGGAGCCCTactcctgctcctgtgcctctgcTGGAGGACCAGAAAAAGAAGGTGTAATCTGGGGAGCATCTGCtatgaggaggaagaggtggaggaggacaaagaggaggaggaggaggaggaggaagaagagttgGAAGAAGACAGTGATGACAACTCTGGTGACATCTCATCTCTGGCCAGATGCGTGTTCCATCACATCCAGTGGCCAGTGCGGTACATGGATGACAAGTGCAAGGTTGTGGAGGAGCTGGTAGATGAGCTTCTTAGTGCCTGCCACAGACTTTCCAGGAATAACTTCAACCTATTGCTGCAGCCAGCCATTGGGGTGGGCTGTGTCTATGAAGGGTGGAGTGCCCAGGAGGACAATGtcgtctaccgcctgctcgtgcccctacAGCCTCCCCCCGGGCATGCCTTCTGCTTGGAGCAAGGCACCACGAAGGAGATGCTGACCAGCAACTCCTGCCTCCGTGTGCAGCTACAGTGCATGTGCATGAGAGAGTGGTTGGTGGAGGACGTACTATGCTTCCTCCACCACAGCAAGGATGAACTGAAACATCAGGGCCCCAGCCTCCTCAACACCCTTTGCACCAACTCGTACTTAGACATCGAGAAAACCGCCTCCTGGTTCCAGTTGTTGGTGAAAGATGCATGGCAGCTCATGCCTCTGTCACACCGCTGTCAACTGACAGTGCTGCCTACTACACACTCCTGCAAGCTCAAGCTGAAGAATGGGCAGGTATCCCTGAACACTGAGCTGATTTTTGGGGTGTCTCTAGGTGACTCAGACTGCTTCCTGATCCTTGAGTAG
- the LOC134522152 gene encoding LOW QUALITY PROTEIN: inositol 1,4,5-trisphosphate receptor-interacting protein-like 1 (The sequence of the model RefSeq protein was modified relative to this genomic sequence to represent the inferred CDS: substituted 1 base at 1 genomic stop codon), whose protein sequence is MASNHHITHQPFSVHKQQVSAAIVSLALLSLRIVQNSLQLCEELHAATHRLMQHLAQQRSXKMTQILLDHEMAQDQNMVTRNLLLLATLKQWFFWAFALGVGALLLLLCLCWRTRKRRCNLGSICYEEEEVEEDKEEEEEEEEEELEEDSDDNSGDISSLARCVFHHIQWPVRYMDDKCKVVEELVDELLSACHRLSRNNFNLLLQPAIGVGCVYEGWSAQEDNVVYRLLVPLQPPPGHAFCLEQGTTKEMLTSNSCLRVQLQCMCMREWLVEDVLCFLHHSKDELKHQGPSLLNTLCTNSYLDIEKTASWFQLLVKDAWQLMPLSHRCQLTVLPTTHSCKLKLKNGQVSLNTELIFGVSLGDSDCFLILE, encoded by the exons atggcctccaaccaccacatcacccacCAGCCCTTCTCTGtgcacaaacaacag GTCTCAGCTGCCATTGTCTCCCTTGCCCTACTTTCGCTGAGAATTGTGCAGAACTCACTGCAGCTGTGTGAAGAGCTGCATGCAGCCACGCACAGGCTCATGCAGCACCTCGCACAGCAGCGGAGCTGAAAGATGACTCAGATCCTGCTGGATCATGAGATGGCCCAGGATCAGAACATGGTGACCAGGAATCTCCTGCTCCTGGCCACCCTGAAGCAATGGTTCTTCTGGGCCTTTGCTCTTGGGGTAGGAGCCCTactcctgctcctgtgcctctgcTGGAGGACCAGAAAAAGAAGGTGTAATCTGGGGAGCATCTGCtatgaggaggaagaggtggaggaggacaaagaggaggaggaggaggaggaggaagaagagttgGAAGAAGACAGTGATGACAACTCTGGTGACATCTCATCTCTGGCCAGATGCGTGTTCCATCACATCCAGTGGCCAGTGCGGTACATGGATGACAAGTGCAAGGTTGTGGAGGAGCTGGTAGATGAGCTTCTTAGTGCCTGCCACAGACTTTCCAGGAATAACTTCAACCTATTGCTGCAGCCAGCCATTGGGGTGGGCTGTGTCTATGAAGGGTGGAGTGCCCAGGAGGACAATGtcgtctaccgcctgctcgtgcccctacAGCCTCCCCCCGGGCATGCCTTCTGCTTGGAGCAAGGCACCACGAAGGAGATGCTGACCAGCAACTCCTGCCTCCGTGTGCAGCTACAGTGCATGTGCATGAGAGAGTGGTTGGTGGAGGACGTACTATGCTTCCTCCACCACAGCAAGGATGAACTGAAACATCAGGGCCCCAGCCTCCTCAACACCCTTTGCACCAACTCGTACTTAGACATCGAGAAAACCGCCTCCTGGTTCCAGTTGTTGGTGAAAGATGCATGGCAGCTCATGCCTCTGTCACACCGCTGTCAACTGACAGTGCTGCCTACTACACACTCCTGCAAGCTCAAGCTGAAGAATGGGCAGGTATCCCTGAACACTGAGCTGATTTTTGGGGTGTCTCTAGGTGACTCAGACTGCTTCCTGATCCTTGAGTAG